Within the Butyrivibrio sp. AE3004 genome, the region CGCCGGCAATCTTGTTCTTAAGATTTGCATAGCAAATAGCTGCGCATATAGAATCGGTATCGGGGTTTTTATGTCCAATTACATATATTGGTCTCTTCTTCATAAACCTCTCCTGTGTTTTGTATTCTAATAATCAAAATAAGAACAGTAAAATTACTGTTCTTATTTTAACTCATTTTATGAATTTATTTTACCTTTTTTACACGAATCTGGTAAGGGCAAGTTTTAAGACTTGAACCACTTAATTTGATGTAGTACTTCTTACCCTTCTTAAGCTTGATCTTTGTTGTTTTTTTCCAACCGTCACCTGATGAAATAAGTTGATAATTCTTACTGTCTTCTTTATTCTTCGTTTTATATCCGGCAGCAGTAAAAGTACACCAGTTATCTGTTTCGGTATTAACAACTTCAAATTTGTATTTACCTGTCTTTGGTGCTTTAAAAACAAACCAGTCTACATCATCATCCGCCAGATTAAGTATACCTGTATAGGTATTTTTAAGACCGATAACATTAGCTGTCGATGCGGAATTATTATTTTCTTTTTCTATGTTAGCGGTTTCAGTGCCGATAACCCTGAATGCTACAGTATATTGCTTATCCTTGTAGCCCCCTTCCAAAGAAATCGTAGCTTCCTGACCTGGCTTAAAAACAAGCTTATCAGAATACTGTTTTCCATTGTTCGGAAACAAAAAGCCATACCAATATTGACGATAATCAACAAGAAGTTTTACTTCTACATCATCATAATTTGAAGTTTCGTTTATAAGCACTGCCTCTACCTGTGTAATACTATCTTTTGGCGTTGTAAATGTGTACTCATGCTTATTACCATCAATTGTTACATTGTAAATACGGTTAACATCAATTGCTGTTGCTGCCTTTACCTCAATTTTGGAAATAGCTGTTAAAGCTAAAGCCATCATTGCTGCAAAAATTATCCCCCTAAGTCTTCCTTTTACTTTTTCCATACGATTCCTCTTTTTTTGTTTATTATTCTGTTCAATTAAATATATTCCCTCTTTTTAACACAGAACGAAAATAATTTTAACACTTTATCGTCAATCCAACAAGAAAAAAAGTATAAAAAACATCAATACTCATCAAGGAAGCTATGACGTTTACCGTCTTTATCCTTATAACATACTACAGTTGCAAGAGAAACATTCTCAGGACTTCTGAAAATATTTGATTCCACATAGGGATTCGTTTTCTTCATCTCTTTTATCAGGGTCTTAACCTCAGCACGTTTACTGGTAAGAGAGGGTTGTTCCTCTATAGCAAGCGCTTCGGTCAGTCTGCATGCACATGCAATGAATTTTAATCCTTCATAATCACGCCACTTAATTATATCTTCCTCTCTTATAAGATACATTGGTCTTATAAGTTCCATCCCCGGAAAATTAGTGCTGTGAAGCTTCGGCATCATAGTCTGCATCTGGGCACCATATAGCATTCCCATCAGGATAGTTTCAATAACATCATCAAAATGATGTCCCAGTGCAATCTTATTACAGCCAAGTTCCTGTGCCTTTGAATACAAAGCACCTCTTCTCATCCTGGCACACGGATAACATGGTGATCCCTCAATAGTATCCGTAATATTAAAAATCTGAGATTCAAAGGTTGTGATGGGAACGCCAAGAATATCCGCATTATGCAAAATATTTTTATAGTTTTCATCGTTGTACCCAGGGTTCATAACAAGAAATTTCACTTCAAAATTGTGCTTGCCATGTCTTGCCAACTCCTGAAAGAGCTTTGCCATAAGCATAGAGTCTTTTCCTCCGGAGATACATACAGCTATTACATCCCCATCAACTATGAGATTATACTCGTTAATTGCCTTGGTAAATTTACACCAGATTTCCTTTCTGAATTTTTTGATAATATCGTGCTCAACCTTTTCTTTAAAAGTAAGTATTTCTTTTTTACTCATAAATCCTCATACTTCTTATTTGATCAATTTTCAAATTGACTTTGATAAAGCTTTGAATAAAATCCTCCTGCTGCAAGAAGAGTTTCGTGGTTACCCTGTTCTATAATATGTCCATCCTTCATTACAAGAATCCTGTCAGCTTCTTTAATAGTTGATAATCTATGCGCTACAATAAAGCTGGTTCGTCCTTCCATCATCCTCTTAAAGGCTCTTTGAATTCTCATTTCCGTTCTGGTATCTATAGAACTTGTTGCCTCATCCAGAATAAGCATCGGAGGTACCTGAAGCATAATTCTTGTAATACAAAGAAGCTGTTTTTGGCCCTGCGATAACATACCTCCATCCTCACCTATTACAGTA harbors:
- a CDS encoding tRNA lysidine(34) synthetase, with protein sequence MSKKEILTFKEKVEHDIIKKFRKEIWCKFTKAINEYNLIVDGDVIAVCISGGKDSMLMAKLFQELARHGKHNFEVKFLVMNPGYNDENYKNILHNADILGVPITTFESQIFNITDTIEGSPCYPCARMRRGALYSKAQELGCNKIALGHHFDDVIETILMGMLYGAQMQTMMPKLHSTNFPGMELIRPMYLIREEDIIKWRDYEGLKFIACACRLTEALAIEEQPSLTSKRAEVKTLIKEMKKTNPYVESNIFRSPENVSLATVVCYKDKDGKRHSFLDEY